In Paludibaculum fermentans, the genomic stretch ATGATGGAAATGGACCAGGCGAAGCACGATGCCGAGGCGGCTACGGCCGAACGCGAGCGGCGCATCGAGTTCGCCAACCAGAAGTTCAAGGAGTCGGGCAAGCGCGGCTCCGATACGGATCGCGGCAAGTACTACATCCAGCACGGCCCGCCAGACACGGTCAACGTTGAGCCGGATGGCGAAGTGTGGCGGTATCAGACCGGCCTGATGGTCAGCTTCGATACCAAAGGCAAGCTGCGTACGATCAAGGGTAAGGTCTAGCAGCCACCGTCAAGCAAAGGAAAGGGCCGGGTTCCCCAGGGAACCCGGCCCTTTTTGTGCGCAAGCCGGAACGCGGAATGGATTGGCCGGTTCAACGGAAAACCGCGCTCCGGCACGGGGCTGGAGCGCGGTTAAAGGACTGAACCAGGGCAGGACTACTTCTTCGTAGCCTTCTTGCCGCCCTTCTTGGCGTCGGGATTCACGAAGGTGGTTTCGATCGTTCCACCCACCAGCTGAAGCAGGCCCTTGGCGGCTTCGACGTTCGGCCCGTTCGGGTCGAGCTCGAGGTACTTCTCGCAGGCTTCCTTCATGCCGGCCGGCGGCACTGGCTTGTCACCCTGCAGGGTCATCTTGCCGCTGAGCGCACTGCAATACTGGAACCAGGCCGGGGCATACTTCGGATCCAGTTCGGTCGCCTTATGGAAGGCTTCCACGGCCGGATCGGTCTGGCCCGTGTTGATCAGCACGGCGCCGAGGTTGAACATATACTTGCCGCCGCCCGCGGGTTCGAGGGAGACAGCCTTTTCGAGTTCAGCCTTGGCTTCCGGGATCTTCTTCTGCGACGCGAGGACGAGGCCGTAGTTGTTGTGCAGGCCGGCGTCGGCAGGCTGCAGTTCCAATGCCTTCAGATAGCTCTCGGCGGCGCTGGTCAGCGCGGCATCCTTGTCGGCGCCAGTCTTGGTCTTGGCCAGGGCGTCGTAGGTTGCAGCCAACTGAATCCACACGGCGGACTGCTTCGGATCCAGTTCACCCGCCTTCTTGAACGAGTCAATCGCGGTGGGGTAATCCTTGGCTTCCTTGGCGGTCATACCGGCGTTGTAAGCGTCGTTCAGAGCCTTGTTCTTCTGCATCTGAGCGGAGCGCTCTTTCAACTGCTTCTCATAGGCCGCCTTCTGCTCGGGGGTCATTTCCTTTGCCAGTTCCTGGCTGATCTGACCGGTTTCGGCAGCCTTTTGCGCAGCCTGCCGCTTCGCGGCCATTTTGCGGAGATCGAAGCTGACTTCCTGGGGTTCGCCCATCTGGCTGCGGATTCCGTTGACGGAGTCGACAACCTGTCCACCGACTTCGCAGGTAATGATGAACTGACCGGGCACTGGCATGCCGCTATAGGTCCACTCACCTTTTTTATTGGTCTTGGTGTTCCAATTACCCTTGATGTCCTTGCGTTCGATCTTGATGACGGCGCCTTGAAGGCCTTTGCCGTCCTCACCGATAACTTTGCCAGTAAATGTGCCCATCTGGCCGAAAGCCAAACCCGCCATCACCAGGCAGGTGGCCGCCGTTAGAGCAGCTTTGCGGAGCTTGCGCAACATAAGAAAGAGACCTCCAACTCTGAATCGAACCAATCCAAACATAAGGTTACTACAACGCGATTCCGCGTTGCCAGACGATTTCGTAGAGTTCCGGCCGCCGCTTCTGCTGCTGAAATCAGATGCGGCGGCCGGGTCTGAAGTTGCCCGGCCATGCGGACTATGGCAGGAATTGCGCGAGGTAGCCCCCACTCTGCAACAGGGCGGCCTGGCGCAGCTCGAGGTTACCCTCATAGGCCCGGTCTTCCACTTCGATACACACCGGACCGTCGTAAACTTCAGTCAACACAGAAAATAGCTTGCTCCAGTTCACGTCGCCTAAACCCGGCAGCTTGGGCGTGTGGTACTGGTTCGGATATGCCAGCAGGCCGACTTCGTTCAGGCGGTCCTGGTCCAGCCGGGCGTCCTTGGCATGGAAATGGAACAGCTTCGCCTTAAATTCGCGCAGCACGCCGACGTAATCCATACCCTGCCATACGAAATGGGAGGGGTCAAAATTCAGGCCGAAGCTTTCCGACGGGATGTCGTTGAACATGCGGCGCCAGATGGCGGGCGAGGTGGCGAGATTCTTGCCTCCGGGCCATTCGTCGCGGGTGAACGACATGGGGCAGTTCTCGATGCCGATCTTGACGCCGTTGGCTTCAGCCAGGGCGATGAGCGGCTTCCAGGTTTTGAGGAAGCGCGGCCAGTTCTCGTCGACGCTCTTCGTGTGGTCGCGGCCGATGAAGGTGTTGACGACCGGCACTTCCAACAGCGCGGCGGCCTTGATCACCTTCTTGAGGTGGTCGGTATAGACCTTCGCTTCGGCCAGGTTCGCCGTCAGCGGGTTGGGGTAGTAGCCCAGGCCGCTGATGGAGACACCCGTCTCGGCGCACTCTTCCTTGATGCGGGCCGCGTCGGACTTCTTGAGGTCGACGACGTCGATGTGGGTGACCCCGGCGTAGCGGCGTTCCGCTTTCCCCTTGGGCCAGCACATCAACTCGACGCAATCGAAGCCGCTCTCGGCGGCAAACTCCAGCACCTCGGTGAGGGTCTGGTCCGCGAGGATCGCGCTGACGAATCCCAATTTGAGCATTCGGTAATCTCCTTAATATCCTGAGGGCGCAACGGCGCCTTGAAAGTGGATGGCGGGCAGCCCGAGGCGTTGACGGGCGTCCTCCAGCATGGAAGCCGTGCGGGTGGCGCCGCAGCGGGTGACGCCCAGCGCGCGCACGCGCAGCAGGGCATCCAGGTCTCGAATTCCGCCGGCGGCCTTGACCTGGACCGAGGCCGGCGAGTATTGGCGCATCAGGCGCAGATCGTCGTCCGTCGCGCCGGAAGGGGCATAGCCGGTGGAGGTCTTCACCCAATCGGCCTGCAATTCGGCGCAGATCTCGCACAGACGGACCTTCTGCTCGTCGTTGAGATAGGCGTTCTCGAAGATGACCTTGATCTTCTGCCCGGCGGCATGGGTGGCTTCTTCAATTGTCCGGATGTCATTGGCAACATAGCCCCAGTCGCCGCTGAGCACGGCGCTGATGTTGACGACCATGTCCAGCTCTTCGCCCCCGTCGGCCAGGGCCTGGCGGGTTTCAGCGAGCTTGATGGCGGTCGAGTGACAGCCGTGGGGAAAGCCGATGGTGGTGCTGGCTTTTACCTGGCTGCCGCGCAGGCGTTCCGCGCAATGGCGCAGCGCGTAGGGCAGGATGCAGACGCTGGCGGTGTCATAGGCGAGCGCAAGATTGATGCCTTGCTCCAGATCGTCCCACTTCAGGGTTGGATTCAGAAGCGAGTGGTCGATCATCTTCGCAACGTCTTCGTAGGTGTAGTCGAGTGACATGGCGATGCGGGCTGGACCGCATAGTCCTCCCGTTCCAAGATATCGCGTGCGGGGGCGCGGGTGGGCATTCATACAGGCTACGGAACGAAATTAAGAGTTTCGGCGTATCATGTTCTGACATCTGGACGGATCAATCTATGGACGCGGTACATCTGCTGGCCACCACGTTGGGGTTGGGTTTCGCCGCGGGTTTGCGGCTCTACTCCACTGTTCTGGGACTCGGGCTGGCCATCCGGTTCGGGTTCCTGCGACTGCCGGAGACGCTGCATGGGCTGGAAGTGCTGGCGCATCCGGCCGTGCTGATCGCCGCTGGAGTGGCCTTTGCGGCCGAGTTCGTGGGAGACAAGATTCCCTGGGTTGACAGCGTCTGGGACTCGGTGCACACCATCATCCGGCCCATTGGCGCGGTGGTGCTGGCGGCCACGGCCTTTGCGGATCTCGATCCGGTTGTCCGGCTGGTGCTGGTGATCCTCTGCGGCGGGGTGGCGTTGTCGAGCCATGCTACCAAGGCGGCGACGCGGCTGGCGGTGAACCACAGTCCGGAGCCCTTCTCCAATGTGGCGCTGAGCCTGATGGGCGATGCGGCGGCGCCGTTCATGGTGTGGCTGACGACGTCGCACCCGATGATTGCGCTGGTCCTGGTGCTGGGGTTCCTGGTGATGTTTGCCTGGCTGGCGCGCCGCATCTGGCGGCTGTTGCGCGGTGGATTTGAACGGCTGCGGCGCTGGTCGATGGCCTAGCGGCTAAACTGAAGTCGGATCCATGCCAGAACCGACGTTGCTCACATTAGCTCCCCAACCTGCTTTGGTGATCCGGGCGACCACCGCTCCGGACCAGATCGCGGCCGTACTGCACCGCTGCCTGCCGGCGGTATGGCAATGCGCGGTGGCGCGCGGGGCGACGATCTCCGGCGCGCCGTTCACCCGGTACCTGCAGTTTGACGAGCAGGGTCTGATGGAGATCGAGGTGGGCATGCCGGTGCTCGAAGCGGTCGAGGGCCAGGATCCGGTACAGGCCGTGGAGTTGCCGGGCGGCCCGTGCGCGACGCTGGTACACGAAGGCGTCTACGAACGGCTGCCGGCCACACACATGGCGCTGGACGAATGGCTGGAGTCGAAGGGGCGGCAACCGGCGGGGCCGCGCTGGGAATCATATGTGACCGATCCCGGCAACACCCCGGATCCGTCTGACTGGCGTACCCTGCTGGCGCAGCCTCTCGTTCCTGAGTAGACAAAGCAGCGCCTCTGATTGCTGCAGCCGGCGGCTTGGATTCCGAATCTATACCCCATAGTGCTGTCTCGCCGTAGTTGCGGCTACCATAAGGACAGATCCAGCAGAGGAGCGCTATGGCTGAACCTATTTCCGAAATTGGCCTGATTGGCCTCGCCGTCATGGGCCAGAATTTCGCCCTGAACGTTGCCGACCATGGTTTTCCGATCTCCGTCTTTAACCGGACGACGGCCACGATGCAGAAATTCGTGGCGGAGAACCTGAATACGCCGGGCGGACTGAAGGGCTTTGCGACGCTGGAGGAGTTTGTGGCGTCGCTCAAGAAGCCGCGGCGGGTGATGATTCTGGTGAAGGCCGGCGCCGGCACGGACGCCGTGATCAACGGCCTGATCCCGCTGCTGGAGAGCGGCGACATCATCATCGACGGCGGCAATGCGAACTGGAACGACACGATCCGGCGCGAGCGCGAGTTGAAGGCCAAGGGCCTGCGGTTCATCGGCTCCGGCGTCTCGGGCGGGGAAGAGGGCGCGCGGTTTGGTCCCTCGCTGATGCCGGGCGGCGATCCGGCGGCGTATGAGTTCATCCGTCCCATCTGGGAGGCGGTGGCGGCCAAGGTGGACAAGGCTTCCGGCAAGCCGCTGGAAGGCGCCGCACCGGGCAAGCCGATTCAGGGCGGGGTGCCGTGCACCACGTACATCGGACCGGACGGGGCGGGGCACTACGTCAAGATGGTCCACAACGGCATCGAGTACGGCGACATGCAGATGATCTGCGAAGCCTACGCGCTGATGACGGGTGTGCTGGGCTACACGGCTCCGGAGTGCGCCAAGGTCTTTGCCGAATGGAACAAGGGCGTCCTCGACAGCTTCCTGATTGAGATCACGGCCGATATCCTGGGCCAGGCGGATCCGGTGACGGGCAAGCCGATCGTGGACGTGATCCTGGACACGGCCGGGCAGAAGGGCACGGGCAAGTGGACTTCGGTGAGTGCCCTGGACATGGGCGTTCCGGCACCGACGGTGGCCGAGGCGGTGTTTGCGCGCTGCATCTCGGCGGTGAAGGAAGAGCGCATGGCCGCGTCGAAGATCCTCACCGGGCCGGCCGAAACCTTCAGCGGCGACAAGGCCGGCATGGTGCAGGCGATTCACGACGCGTTGTACTGCTCGAAGATCTGCTCCTATGCGCAGGGTTTCCAACTGATGCGCGAGGCGCAGAAGGAGTACAACTGGACGCTGCACTTCGGCGAGATCTCGATGATCTGGCGCGGCGGCTGCATCATCCGGGCGCGGTTCCTGCAGAAGATCAAGGAAGCCTACGACCGGGACGAAAAGCTGGCGAACCTGCTGCTGGATCCCTACTTCAAGAGCGAGATCGACCGGTGCCAGGAGAACTGGCGGAAGGTGGTGTCGGCGGCGGCCACCTATGGTGTGCCTGCTCCGACGTTCTTCTCGGCGCTGGCGTATTACGACAGCTACCGGGCTCCGCGGCTGCCGGCGAACCTGCTGCAGGGGCAGCGGGACTTCTTTGGGGCGCACACCTATGAACGGGTGGATCAGCCGCGCGGGAAGTTCTTCCACATCGACTGGCCGAAGCCGGGCCGGCCCCAGTTGGATATATAGACGGTAAGTTCCTGCGCCCGGGCGGTTTTACCAGCGCCGTCCGGGTGCCTTTCGAGGCTTGTACGGGTGTGATGCGGTGCGTGTTGCGATAACATGACAAGCATCACCAAGTGAGGAGCCGGGCTGGGATGCGGGCTATCTGGATTACTGCTGTTTTGCCGGGCGTGCTGTTTGCCGCAGGCGCCAAGAACGTCGATTTCGACCGCGAAGTGCGGCCGATCCTTTCCGACAAGTGTTTCCAGTGCCACGGCCCTGATGAGAAGACGCGGAAAGCGGGCCTGCGGTTTGACGATCGCGAGAGCGCCTTCGGCAAGGGCGTGATCTCGCCAGGCCATTCGGCCGACAGCAAACTCTACAAACGGATCAGCCACGAGAAGAAGGGCCTGCGGATGCCTCCGCCGACTTCGGGCATGTCTCTGACAGACACCGAGATCGGGGTGATCAAGCGCTGGATCGACGAAGGCGCGAAGTGGGAGACCCACTGGGCGTACCGGCCTCCGAAGCGGGCTGAGCTGCCTGTGACGAAGCGGAAGAACTGGGCGCGGAACCCGATCGACTCCTTCCTGCTGGCGCGGATCGAGAGCGAAGGACTGCAGCCCTCGCCCGAGGCCTCGAAGGCGACCCTGATCCGGCGGGTGACGTTCGACCTGACGGGCCTGCCTCCGACGACGGCTGAGGTGACGGCCTTCCTCAACGACAAAGCTCCGAACGCGTATGAGAAGGTGGTGGACCGGCTGCTGGCGTCTCCGCGCTATGGCGAGCGCATGGCGATGCAGTGGCTGGACCTGGCGCGCTACTCGGATACGCACGGATACCACATCGATTCGCACCGTGACATGTGGCCTTGGCGCGACTGGGTGATCTCGGCCTTCAACCGGAATCTGTCATTCGATCAGTTCACGGTCTGGCAACTGGCCGGCGACCTGCTGCCGAACGCGACGCGCGAGCAGCGCGTGGCTACGGGGTTCAACCGGAATCACATGATCAACTTCGAGGGCGGCGCGATTCCCGAGGAGTATCAGGTGGAGTACGTGGCCGACCGCGTGGAGACGACTTCCAACGTCTGGATGGGCACCACGCTGGGCTGCGCGAAGTGCCACGACCACAAGTACGATCCGATCCGGCAGAAGGACTTCTACCGGTTCGGCGCGTTCTTCAATACCTTGCCGGAGAAGGGCCTGGACGGGCAGAAGGGCAACGCGGAGCCGCTGCTGGAGCTGCCGGATGACGCGCAGGAAAAGCAGATGGCGGAGCTGAAGCAGTCGCTGCAGGCGCGCATGGATGTGCTGGCGCCGGAAGACCTGATGCTGGCGCAGTGGGCCTGGGAGAAGGCGAGCTTTGACGGCGCGAATCCGAGTTCACCGACGGAAGGGCTGCGGGCGTGGTACGAGCTGGATGGCAACCTGACGGACATCAGCGGGCACTTCCGGAACGGGCGTGTGTTGAAGGGCGATATCGTCTATGGCTCGGGCGGTCCGGTGAACCGGGCGGCGGACATCGATACTTCGGCGGTGGTTCGCTGGCCGGCGGGCGTGCTGGAGCCGGGCAAGCCGTTCACGCTGGCGTTCTGGTTCCGCATTGGGCGGCAGAAGGAATCGAAGATGTTCCAGGTGCTGGAAGGCCCGAAGGGCTTTGAGGTGGGCTTCGGCGAACCGGAGACGCTGCCGAGGCTGAGGCGCGGGCATCACCTGGAAGTGCGGTGGTTTGACGGAGCGGCGAAGGAGTACGCGCTGCGCTCGGACGAGTGGATTGAGCAGGGCCGGATGTACCATGCGGCGCTGGTGAGCGACGGCCGGCAGGTGAGCCTGTTGCTGGATGGCCAGCCTTCCAAGCTGATTGTGGAGAAGCAGACGCTGAGCGGGCCGCTGGACGTGAACGGGCCGATCGACTTGAACAACACGGCGACGGGCGGCTTCTTCCGCGGCCGGCTGGACGATTTGCGGGTGTACGGGCGGGCGCTGAAGCAGGAAGAGGCGGTGCGGCTGGCGGTGGACTATCCGGCCGAGGTGCTGCTGGCGACGCCGGGCAAGCGGTCGAGCGATCAATACGGGCGGCTGCGCGAGTACTACCTGACGAAGGCGGGTCCGGCGGAGTGGCGGCAGGCCTATGCGGAGTTCAAGACGCTGAGCGAGCAGAAGGAACTGCTGGAAGAGAAGATCCCGACGACGATGGTGATGGAAGAGGCGAAAAAGCCTCGCGAGACCTACCTGCTGGGGCGCGGCGATTACACGAACAAAGTGGAGAAGGTGATGCCGGGCGTCCCGTCGATGCTGCCTCCGCTGCCGGCTGGCGTGAAAGCGGACCGGCTGGCGCTGGCGCAGTGGCTGGTGAATCCGAATCATCCGCTGACGGCTCGGGTGGCGGTGAACCGCTACTGGCAAATGTACTTCGGCACGGGCATCGTCAAGACTTCGGAAGACTTCGGTTCGCAGGGTGAACCGCCGGTGCATGCGGAACTGCTGGACTGGATGGCGACCGAGTTCATGCGAACGGGCTGGGACGTGAAGGGCATGCAGCGGCTGATTGTGACGTCGGCGGCGTACCGGCAATCGTCGAAGGTGAGTCCGGCGCTGCATGAGAAGGATCCGGAGAACCGGCTGCTGGCGCGGGGGCCGCGGTTCCGCATGCCGGCGGAGATGGTGCGCGACAATGCGCTGGCGGTGAGCGGCCTGTTGAAAGAGAAGATCGGCGGGCCGAGCGTGCTGCCGTACCAGCCACCGGGGCTGTGGGAAGAGCTGGCGTTCGGCGAGGCGTTCTCGGCGCAGGAGTACAAGCAGGATCACGGGGACAAGCTGTACCGGCGGTCGATGTACACGTTCTGGAAGCGCACGGTGCCGCCGGCGTCGTTGAACACGTTTGACGCTCCGGATCGCGAGAAGTGCACGTCGCGGCGGGCGGTGACGAACACTCCGCTGCAGGCGCTGGTGACGCTGAACGATCCGACGTATATCGAGGCGGCGCGGAACCTGGCACAGCACCTGCTGGAGAAGAAGGAGACCGACGACCAGCGGCTGCGCGACGCGTTTGAGCGGGTGACGGCGCGGCCGCCGTCGAGCGCGGAGCTGCAGGTGCTGCGGGCGTCGTTGAAGGGCGAGATGGCGAGCTACCAGCAGAATGCCGGGGGCGCCGAGGAGCTGCTGAAGATTGGTGAATCGGCGGTGGACCGCAGGGTGGAGCCGGCGGTGCTGGCGGCGTGGACGAATCTGTGCACGGTGCTGTTGAACCTGGACGAGACGATTACGAAGGAGTAGATGACATCATGAATCGCCGCGAACTCCTGACTCGATTGCCCATGGGCATTGGCGTGGCCGCGCTGTCGCATCTATTTGGGGCCGAAACAAAGAAGGGCATTCCCGGTTTGCCGGGGCTGCCGCATTTCGCGGCGAAGGCGAAGCGGGTGATCCTGCTGCACCAATCGGGCGGGCCGTCGCAGATGGACCTGTTCGACTACAAGCCTGGGATGAAGAAGTACCAGGGCGTGGACCTGCCGAACAGCGTCCGGAACGGGCAGCGGATTACGGGGATGACCTCGGGGCAGGCGACGTTCCCGGTGGCCTCGTCAATGTTCCAGTTTCAGCAGTATGGGCAGACTGGCACGTGGGTGAGCGAGCTGTTGCCGCATACGGCGAAGATCGTGGATGAGCTGGCGCTGATCAAGACCGTGCATACGGAGGCGATCAATCACGATCCGGCGATCACGTTTTTCCAGAGCGGCAGCCAGCAGCCGGGCCGGCCGAGCATTGGCGCGTGGGTGAGCTACGGGCTGGGCAGCGAGAACGAGAACCTGCCGGCGTTTGTCGTGATGGTGAGCCAGGCACACGCGATCAACACGGACCAGCCGCTGTTTTCGCGGCTGTGGGGCAGCGGGTTCCTGCCGTCGAACTACCAGGGCGTGAAGTTCCGGGCGTCGGCGGATCCGGTGCTGTACCTGTCGGATCCGAAGGGCATCACGAAGCAGAACCGGCGTTCGATGCTGGATGCGATCGGGAAGCTGAACGAGATGAAGTTCCAGCAGGTGGGCGATCCGGAGATCGAGACGCGCATCACGCAGTATGAGATGGCGTACCGGATGCAGACGTCGGTGCCCGAGCTGGTGGACCTGTCGAAGGAGCCGGAGAGCACGTTCGAGATGTATGGGCCGGAGTCGAAGAAGCCGGGGAGCTATGCGCGGAACTGCCTGCTGGCGCGGCGGCTGGCGGAGCGCGGGGTGCGGTTCATCCAGCTTTATCACCGGGGCTGGGACCAGCATAACGACCTGCCGCGAGATTTGGCATTGCAATGCCGGGGTACGGATCAGCCGACGGCGGCGCTGGTGGCGGACCTGAAGCAGCGGGGTCTGTTGGAGGACACGCTGGTGGTGTGGGGCGGGGAATTCGGGCGGACCGTGTACTGCCAGGGGCGCCTGAGCGAGTCGAATTACGGCCGGGACCATCATCCGAGGAACTTCTGCATGTGGATGGCGGGCGGCGGCGTGAAGGCGGGCGCGCGGGTCGGGGAGACGGACGATTTCAGCTACAACATCGTGCAGGATCCGGTGCATGTACACGATATGCAGGCGACGATTCTGCGGTGCCTGGGGATCGACCATAAGAAGCTGACGTACCAGTTCCAGGGGCGGCATTTCCGGTTGACGGATGTGCATGGGGAGCTGGTGGAGCCGGTGTTGAGTTAGGGACGGGGTTGGCTGGTCCGGGCTGGTCGAGTGTCAGAGATGGACGGGCGCACGAGGGGGTGACGATACCTGGCGCGCCCTTTTTGCGTGGGGGCGGTTTGGGTGTCAAAGAGCGGGTGGGGTGCGGCTTGGCGCGGGTGCCCCATTTGGTTGGTGGGTGTCGGTTTGCAGAGGGTGGCTGGGGCGCCGGCCAGGGGACCGGCTGCGGACGAGGGCGTCCGCCGTCCCAGCGCGGGGCGGCGTCTGGATGGTTAGGGGGAGCGTGCTTCTGGGTGGGGGTGGATGGCCCTGGTTGCCGGTTCTGATGCCGGGGGCGGTGTTGGGTTTGTTCGCTCGTGGAGAGTGGATTTCGGGGGCTGCGCGGGTCTCTTCTGAGTGTGGCTTTTTGTGGACGCGGAGGAAAGCTCGGGGGTGGTTGGGTACGGGTGGGCTTCGTGGTGGGGGCTCGTTGTGGTCGCGGTTGTCGATTGGGAGGATGGCCCGGTCGTTGGCTTTGATGCCTCGCGGGGAGTGGATTGCGCGGGTGTGGGCGTGGTCGCGGGGTGGTTGGTTGGGGACTTTCGGTTGGCTGCCCGCTCGTTGACACTCGCGGCTCGGTTCGTGGTTGCGGGGCTGGGCGCGGGGGCGTCCGTGGTGTCGGGGTGTTCGGGCGTGAGGGGCTCGGTGGGTGTCGGGGGAACGGGGGGCACTGGTTGTTGGTGGGTTGGGGACTTTTGGCGGACTATCCGCTCGTTTACACTCGCGGCTCCGTTTGCGGCGGCTCCGTTTGCTTCGCTGGCCCGGTTGGCTTCGTTTGACGGGGTGGGCTTGCGGGCGTGCTTGAGACAGCGGAGGCTTAGGCCGGGGGCTGTGGGTGGACGGATGGCCTTCACAGGTTGCGGAGCTGGGACCGGGCGGACGGGGCGGCAGGCTCCTCGGGCTTCCAGGAGGGGTTGGCGGCATGGGGGCGGAACGAGATTGCTATTGCCTGACGCAGGCGCTTGGTCTTCGGCACCGATTGGTGTCGTGCGGATTGCTCCGGCTTGCGCGGTTAAGGCTATGGGCCTGGTGGAACCTGCGGCCGCGGCGAAGAGGGCCTGGACCCGGGCGGGGATGGCGGCCTGATGCAGCGCCCGATCAGGTAGAGGCGCGCTTCGATGTCTTCCGGCAGGCGGTGCGGGCCGGAGTAGAGATTGTGGCGGGTGGCGTTCTGTGAGACCCGGAGCTTGCCTTCGGCGGTGCGGGGGCCGGTCGATTTCTGGGCGTTGGCTCGGTTGGCGGCGAGGCGGCGCTCGGAGATGGGTTGGTTGGCCATAGCGGTGGTTCCCTGGGCCGGACCTCAGCTGGGGTTGCTCCTCAAGGCCTGGAGGGCGGCGATGTCGGCCCGGCTGCGGCGCCAGGAGCGGGTCTCGAAGTCCTGGCCGGCGCGGACGCAGGCGGTGTCGCGGGGGCCGAACTGGCGGAAGGCGGCGTAGGTGCGGTAGGCGGGATCGGCGTTGGGGCACTCCTTTGTCACCGAATCCCAGTCGCGCTCGATGGCGGCGGAGAGAGCTGTGCTTTCGAGGAGCGAGTAGCGGGCCTTGCGCCAGAGTTCCTCGGCGATGGAGTCAGCGACGTGCTGCTCGAAGCGGGTGGCCGGGGTGAAGTGTTGGTGGACGTCGTCCCGCAGTCCCGAGAAGAGGGCTTGATCCTCGATGCACGCGATCAGGCTGGCCGAGTCGTCTCCGAGTAGGAGGGCGTTCTCGGCGCTGGTGGTTGCCAGGAAATGGCGCGACGGTACCATGTCGTCCCTATTCGTATTGAAAATCCGCATAGTTGTTCTCCTTGGGCAACGTTATACAGGCAGGATCCAAGGCTGTTGGGGGGGCTTCCCCGTAACCGATTGATTCGAAAGCGACGATAAATTTCGAACTTGGGAACTGGTTTTGAGGGAGGGGCGGAAATGGGGGAGAAGTCGAGCGGGCGGGGGTGCGGGGGTTGGTGGCGGGGTGGCTTCGTGAAGGCGGGGCGGGCCCTAGACGGACAGGGACACAGGCACCCATTCCAGCGGGGTTTTCTTCCTCCTGATTGCAGACGGTTTAGTACTATTTAAGGGATATGGCGCAGGATCGGGCTGACACGATCGATTCGGGCGTGGCGGCTGGCGATGGTACCGAGAAGGATCGACGACTAGAGGCAAACTGCCTCCCTTGGGGGTGGGAAACTCCAATCGAAGTGCGGATTCTGACCTATTGCGTTGGAACTGGCGGCGGATCGCCTGTTACCAATCCAAATCTTCCCTCAGCCTGTCGAGCTGGTCGCGGAACTGACGCTTCAGGTGCTCGGCGTTGTCGTAACTGGTGGGGAAATGTCCCAACCCCTTGAGCTTCTCCTGAAAGGCCCAAAGCGAGAGGAGATCTTCCTTTCGCGCGCTACCGGTTTTGATGTCCGCATTCTTGAAGTAGGTAAAGATGCTGGGCCGGCCGCTTCTCATAAACTGCCCGTATGCTACGTCGAATTCCTCCTCGGTGAACTTGCCCGTCTTCGTGAAGAACAGGCCGACGAAAATATCACACGCCCGAACCTTCTTGTTGTATTCATCCTGGAGCCGCGTCCCGGACATGGCATCCAGGAAGTTCTCCCAGCGGTCAATCTGGAGATAGAGTCCTTCCTTGCGGAGGTCGTCGGTCCGCTGGCGAAAGTAAAGTTCGAAATCGTCCCGGTCTTGCTTCAACTCCATCGAAGAGGCGAGAAAGATCCGAATCGTGCGATCCCTCGCAGGAGCCGGCTGGGCCCAGCGCGGTAAGTCGTCCGTGGCGATACCATCCAATAGCCCGAGGACATTTACTTCCGAGTAACTGAGCG encodes the following:
- a CDS encoding tetratricopeptide repeat protein; translated protein: MLRKLRKAALTAATCLVMAGLAFGQMGTFTGKVIGEDGKGLQGAVIKIERKDIKGNWNTKTNKKGEWTYSGMPVPGQFIITCEVGGQVVDSVNGIRSQMGEPQEVSFDLRKMAAKRQAAQKAAETGQISQELAKEMTPEQKAAYEKQLKERSAQMQKNKALNDAYNAGMTAKEAKDYPTAIDSFKKAGELDPKQSAVWIQLAATYDALAKTKTGADKDAALTSAAESYLKALELQPADAGLHNNYGLVLASQKKIPEAKAELEKAVSLEPAGGGKYMFNLGAVLINTGQTDPAVEAFHKATELDPKYAPAWFQYCSALSGKMTLQGDKPVPPAGMKEACEKYLELDPNGPNVEAAKGLLQLVGGTIETTFVNPDAKKGGKKATKK
- a CDS encoding sugar phosphate isomerase/epimerase family protein; amino-acid sequence: MLKLGFVSAILADQTLTEVLEFAAESGFDCVELMCWPKGKAERRYAGVTHIDVVDLKKSDAARIKEECAETGVSISGLGYYPNPLTANLAEAKVYTDHLKKVIKAAALLEVPVVNTFIGRDHTKSVDENWPRFLKTWKPLIALAEANGVKIGIENCPMSFTRDEWPGGKNLATSPAIWRRMFNDIPSESFGLNFDPSHFVWQGMDYVGVLREFKAKLFHFHAKDARLDQDRLNEVGLLAYPNQYHTPKLPGLGDVNWSKLFSVLTEVYDGPVCIEVEDRAYEGNLELRQAALLQSGGYLAQFLP
- the deoC gene encoding deoxyribose-phosphate aldolase — its product is MSLDYTYEDVAKMIDHSLLNPTLKWDDLEQGINLALAYDTASVCILPYALRHCAERLRGSQVKASTTIGFPHGCHSTAIKLAETRQALADGGEELDMVVNISAVLSGDWGYVANDIRTIEEATHAAGQKIKVIFENAYLNDEQKVRLCEICAELQADWVKTSTGYAPSGATDDDLRLMRQYSPASVQVKAAGGIRDLDALLRVRALGVTRCGATRTASMLEDARQRLGLPAIHFQGAVAPSGY
- a CDS encoding DUF4126 domain-containing protein — encoded protein: MDAVHLLATTLGLGFAAGLRLYSTVLGLGLAIRFGFLRLPETLHGLEVLAHPAVLIAAGVAFAAEFVGDKIPWVDSVWDSVHTIIRPIGAVVLAATAFADLDPVVRLVLVILCGGVALSSHATKAATRLAVNHSPEPFSNVALSLMGDAAAPFMVWLTTSHPMIALVLVLGFLVMFAWLARRIWRLLRGGFERLRRWSMA
- a CDS encoding GyrI-like domain-containing protein encodes the protein MPEPTLLTLAPQPALVIRATTAPDQIAAVLHRCLPAVWQCAVARGATISGAPFTRYLQFDEQGLMEIEVGMPVLEAVEGQDPVQAVELPGGPCATLVHEGVYERLPATHMALDEWLESKGRQPAGPRWESYVTDPGNTPDPSDWRTLLAQPLVPE
- the gndA gene encoding NADP-dependent phosphogluconate dehydrogenase — its product is MAEPISEIGLIGLAVMGQNFALNVADHGFPISVFNRTTATMQKFVAENLNTPGGLKGFATLEEFVASLKKPRRVMILVKAGAGTDAVINGLIPLLESGDIIIDGGNANWNDTIRRERELKAKGLRFIGSGVSGGEEGARFGPSLMPGGDPAAYEFIRPIWEAVAAKVDKASGKPLEGAAPGKPIQGGVPCTTYIGPDGAGHYVKMVHNGIEYGDMQMICEAYALMTGVLGYTAPECAKVFAEWNKGVLDSFLIEITADILGQADPVTGKPIVDVILDTAGQKGTGKWTSVSALDMGVPAPTVAEAVFARCISAVKEERMAASKILTGPAETFSGDKAGMVQAIHDALYCSKICSYAQGFQLMREAQKEYNWTLHFGEISMIWRGGCIIRARFLQKIKEAYDRDEKLANLLLDPYFKSEIDRCQENWRKVVSAAATYGVPAPTFFSALAYYDSYRAPRLPANLLQGQRDFFGAHTYERVDQPRGKFFHIDWPKPGRPQLDI